TTGCTGCTAGCTGAAATTGTGCGCCGCAAGCCGCGGCCAAACCGAACGGCGATTTACGCCTTGCCGGCAGCCTCGGCCGCCGAGTAGTCGAGCTGAATCCCGGGGCCCATCGTCGAGCTCAGCGTCACGCCCTTGATGTACTTACCCTTGGCCGCCGAAGGCTTCGCCTTCACCACGCTCGTGATGACCGTCGTCGCGTTGTCGACCAGCTTCTGCGGATCGAACGAGAGCTTGCCCACCGGAACGTGAACCAGCGCCGTCTTGTCGGTGCGGAACTCAACCTTACCCGCCTTGATCTCCTTCACCGCATCGGCCACATTCGTGGTCACGGTACCCGTCTTCGGGTTGGGCATCAGACCCTTGGGGCCGAGAACCTTACCAAGACGTCCGACCGACTTCATCATGTCGGGAGTCGCGATCAGTGCATCGAACGCCGTCCAGTTCTCTTTCTGAATCTTCTCGACCAGCTCTTCGCCGCCGAAGAACTCAGCGCCGGCCGCCTGCG
This region of Acidobacteriota bacterium genomic DNA includes:
- a CDS encoding 50S ribosomal protein L1, translating into MARKISKNLAKARALVEPRPYVLADAVPLLQKAKYAKFDETVDLTMRLGVDPKHADQMVRGTVVLPHGLGKTKIVAVIASGDKVKDAQAAGAEFFGGEELVEKIQKENWTAFDALIATPDMMKSVGRLGKVLGPKGLMPNPKTGTVTTNVADAVKEIKAGKVEFRTDKTALVHVPVGKLSFDPQKLVDNATTVITSVVKAKPSAAKGKYIKGVTLSSTMGPGIQLDYSAAEAAGKA